In the Pseudomonas sp. ADAK2 genome, one interval contains:
- a CDS encoding acetyl-CoA carboxylase carboxyltransferase subunit alpha, producing the protein MNPNFLDFEQPIADLQAKIEELRLVGNDNSLNIGDEISRLQDKSSTLTEDIFGKLTSWQIARLARHPKRPYTLDYIEHIFTEFDELHGDRHFSDDAAIVGGIARLDDEPVMIIGHQKGREVREKVRRNFGMPRPEGYRKACRLMEMAERFKMPILTFIDTPGAYPGIDAEERNQSEAIAWNLRVMARLKTPIIATVIGEGGSGGALAIGVCDQLNMLQYSTYAVISPEGCASILWKTAEKAPDAAEAMGITAERLKGLGIVDKVIGEPLGGAHRDPAAAAASIRAELSSQLAMLKKFDNEALLARRYERLMSYGL; encoded by the coding sequence ATGAACCCGAATTTTCTAGATTTCGAACAGCCGATCGCCGACCTGCAAGCCAAGATCGAAGAGTTGCGCTTGGTCGGTAATGACAATTCGCTGAATATCGGCGATGAGATCTCCCGCCTGCAGGACAAAAGCAGCACCTTGACCGAAGACATCTTCGGCAAGCTGACCAGCTGGCAGATCGCGCGTCTGGCGCGCCACCCGAAACGTCCATACACCCTGGACTACATCGAACACATCTTCACCGAGTTCGACGAGCTGCACGGCGACCGTCACTTCTCCGACGACGCTGCCATCGTTGGCGGCATTGCCCGTCTGGACGATGAGCCGGTGATGATCATCGGTCACCAGAAAGGCCGTGAAGTGCGCGAGAAGGTGCGCCGCAACTTCGGCATGCCGCGTCCGGAAGGCTACCGCAAGGCCTGCCGCCTGATGGAAATGGCCGAACGTTTCAAAATGCCGATCCTGACCTTTATCGATACCCCGGGTGCTTACCCAGGCATCGACGCCGAAGAGCGCAACCAGAGCGAAGCGATTGCCTGGAACCTGCGCGTCATGGCACGCCTGAAAACCCCGATCATCGCCACCGTGATCGGTGAGGGTGGTTCCGGCGGTGCGTTGGCGATTGGTGTCTGCGATCAGTTGAACATGCTGCAGTACTCGACCTACGCGGTGATTTCGCCGGAAGGTTGCGCGTCGATCCTGTGGAAAACTGCCGAGAAAGCCCCGGATGCCGCTGAAGCCATGGGCATCACCGCCGAGCGCCTGAAAGGGTTGGGCATCGTGGACAAAGTGATCGGCGAACCGTTGGGTGGCGCCCACCGCGACCCGGCTGCTGCCGCTGCCTCGATCCGCGCCGAGCTGAGCTCGCAACTGGCGATGCTGAAGAAGTTCGACAACGAGGCGCTCCTGGCCCGTCGTTACGAGCGTCTGATGAGCTACGGTCTCTGA
- the dnaE gene encoding DNA polymerase III subunit alpha produces MPASFVHLRLHTEYSLVDGLVRIKPLVKTLVGMNMPAVAVTDQNNMCSLVKFYKASMGAGIKPICGADLWLSNKDPDNALSRISLLAMNAVGYRNLTELISRGFIDGQRNGSIIIEREWVAEASEGLIMLSAAKEGEIGLAMLGGNPAEAEALAREWMAVFPDRFYLEIQRTNRPNDEEQLHGAVALAEKIGAPLVATNDVRFIKQEDFEAHETRVCIGEGRALDDPRRSKNYSDQQYLKSAEEMAELFSDIPEALENTVEIAKRCNIEVKLGKHFLPNFPIPDGMTIDEYFRKVSFDGLEERLTVLLPKDTTEDYEAKRQVYVDRLNFELDIIIQMGFPGYFLIVMDFIQWAKSNGVPVGPGRGSGAGSLVAYVQKITDLDPLEYDLLFERFLNPERVSMPDFDVDFCMDGRDRVIEYVAEKYGRNAVSQIITFGSMAAKAVVRDVARVQGKSYGLADRLSKMIPFEVGMTLEKAYEQEEILRDFIKVDEEAAEIWEMARKLEGVVRNVGKHAGGVVIAPTKLTDFSPIYCDEAGDGLVTQFDKDDVEAAGLVKFDFLGLRTLTVIDWALKTINRDRAKVDEPPLDIAFIPLDDKPTYTLLQKAETTAVFQLESRGMKELIKKLKPDCLEDLIALVALFRPGPLQSGMVDDFINRKHGRAELAYPHSDYQYEGLKPVLAPTYGIILYQEQVMQIAQVMAGYTLGGADMLRRAMGKKKPEEMAKQRGGFIEGCTANNIDPDLAGNIFDLVEKFAGYGFNKSHSAAYGLVSYQTAWLKTHYPAPFMAAVLSADMHNTDKVVTLIEEIRTMKLRLDAPDVNTSEFKFTVNDEGRIIYGLGAIKGVGEGPVEAITEARQAGPFKDLFDFCARVDLKRINKRTLDGLIRSGALDRLGPYFHDEQKAYQANIDRNRAVLLNAMEGAIKAAEQTARTKDSGHVDLFGGLFVEEDADVYANHRKAKELTLKERLKGEKDTLGLYLTGHPIDEYEGEIRRFARQRIIDLKPARDTQTVAGMIIALRVMKNKKGDKMGFITLDDRSGRIEASLFAEAFHSAQSLLQTDAMVVVEGEVSNDDFSGGLRLRVKRVMSMEDARTNLAESLRLKLHTKDLKGDQLRWLGELFKRHRGACPITMEYTSPDAKALLQFGETWRIDPADALIQALRDQFGRDNVFLQYR; encoded by the coding sequence ATGCCGGCTTCATTCGTTCACCTACGCCTGCACACTGAATATTCCCTGGTCGACGGTCTGGTGCGGATCAAACCGCTGGTCAAGACCCTGGTCGGCATGAACATGCCTGCCGTGGCGGTCACTGACCAGAACAACATGTGTTCCCTGGTCAAATTCTATAAAGCCTCGATGGGCGCAGGGATCAAGCCGATCTGCGGCGCCGACCTGTGGCTGTCGAACAAGGATCCGGACAACGCTCTGAGCCGGATCAGCCTGCTGGCGATGAACGCCGTGGGCTATCGCAACCTCACCGAGCTGATCTCCCGTGGCTTCATCGACGGCCAGCGCAACGGCTCGATCATCATCGAGCGCGAATGGGTGGCCGAAGCCAGCGAAGGCTTGATCATGCTGTCGGCGGCGAAAGAGGGCGAAATCGGCTTGGCCATGCTCGGTGGCAATCCGGCCGAAGCCGAAGCCCTGGCGCGCGAATGGATGGCGGTGTTCCCGGATCGCTTCTATCTGGAAATCCAGCGCACCAACCGCCCCAACGATGAAGAGCAACTGCACGGCGCCGTGGCCCTGGCCGAGAAAATCGGCGCGCCATTGGTCGCGACCAACGACGTGCGCTTTATCAAGCAGGAAGACTTCGAAGCCCACGAAACCCGCGTTTGCATCGGTGAGGGCCGCGCCCTCGACGATCCGCGGCGTTCGAAAAACTACAGCGATCAGCAATACCTCAAAAGCGCCGAGGAAATGGCTGAGCTATTCAGCGACATTCCCGAAGCGCTGGAAAACACCGTCGAGATCGCCAAGCGCTGCAACATCGAAGTGAAGCTGGGCAAGCACTTCCTGCCCAACTTCCCGATCCCCGATGGCATGACCATCGACGAGTATTTCCGCAAGGTGTCCTTCGACGGTCTGGAAGAGCGCCTGACCGTCCTGCTGCCCAAGGACACCACTGAAGACTACGAAGCCAAGCGTCAGGTCTACGTCGACCGGTTGAATTTCGAGCTGGATATCATCATCCAGATGGGTTTCCCCGGTTACTTTCTGATCGTGATGGACTTTATCCAGTGGGCCAAGAGCAACGGTGTGCCGGTAGGTCCGGGCCGGGGGTCGGGTGCCGGGTCGCTGGTGGCCTATGTACAGAAGATCACCGACCTTGATCCGCTGGAATATGACCTGCTGTTCGAACGTTTCCTTAACCCGGAACGGGTATCGATGCCCGACTTCGACGTCGACTTCTGCATGGACGGACGTGACCGGGTTATTGAATACGTGGCCGAGAAATACGGCCGCAACGCGGTAAGCCAGATCATCACCTTCGGTTCCATGGCCGCTAAAGCGGTGGTCCGTGACGTGGCGCGGGTGCAGGGCAAGTCCTACGGCCTGGCCGATCGTCTGTCGAAGATGATTCCGTTCGAAGTCGGCATGACGTTGGAAAAAGCCTACGAGCAGGAAGAAATCCTCCGTGATTTCATCAAGGTCGATGAAGAAGCCGCGGAAATCTGGGAGATGGCGCGCAAGCTGGAAGGTGTTGTACGTAACGTCGGTAAGCACGCCGGTGGTGTGGTTATTGCCCCGACCAAGCTGACTGACTTCTCGCCGATCTATTGCGACGAGGCCGGTGACGGTCTGGTAACCCAGTTCGACAAGGACGACGTTGAGGCCGCCGGTCTGGTGAAGTTCGACTTCCTGGGTCTGCGGACCCTGACGGTCATCGACTGGGCGCTGAAAACCATCAACCGCGATCGCGCCAAGGTTGATGAGCCGCCGCTGGACATCGCGTTCATCCCGCTGGACGACAAACCGACCTACACGCTGCTGCAAAAAGCGGAAACCACTGCGGTATTCCAGCTTGAATCCCGCGGCATGAAAGAGCTGATCAAAAAGCTCAAGCCCGACTGCCTGGAAGACTTGATCGCACTGGTGGCGCTGTTCCGTCCGGGCCCGCTGCAGTCCGGCATGGTTGACGACTTTATCAACCGTAAGCACGGTCGCGCCGAACTGGCATACCCGCACTCGGACTATCAGTACGAAGGCCTCAAGCCGGTCTTGGCACCCACTTACGGCATCATCCTGTATCAGGAACAGGTGATGCAGATTGCCCAGGTCATGGCCGGCTACACCCTCGGCGGCGCGGACATGCTGCGTCGGGCCATGGGTAAGAAAAAACCCGAAGAAATGGCCAAGCAGCGCGGCGGTTTCATTGAGGGCTGCACCGCTAACAATATCGACCCGGACCTGGCCGGTAACATTTTCGACCTGGTGGAAAAATTCGCCGGTTACGGCTTCAACAAATCTCACTCGGCTGCTTATGGCCTGGTGTCGTACCAGACGGCGTGGCTGAAAACCCACTATCCGGCGCCGTTCATGGCTGCGGTACTGTCGGCGGACATGCACAACACCGACAAGGTCGTGACCTTGATCGAAGAAATTCGCACCATGAAGCTGCGTCTCGACGCGCCGGATGTGAATACGTCGGAGTTCAAGTTCACGGTGAATGACGAAGGCCGGATTATCTACGGTCTCGGCGCGATCAAAGGGGTGGGCGAAGGTCCGGTGGAAGCGATCACCGAGGCGCGTCAGGCGGGTCCGTTCAAGGACCTGTTCGACTTCTGCGCCCGGGTCGATCTCAAGCGGATCAACAAGCGCACCCTCGACGGTCTGATCCGCAGCGGTGCGCTGGACCGCCTGGGGCCTTACTTCCATGACGAGCAGAAAGCCTATCAGGCCAACATCGACCGTAACCGTGCGGTGTTGCTCAACGCGATGGAAGGGGCGATCAAGGCCGCCGAACAAACTGCGCGCACCAAAGACAGCGGTCACGTTGATCTGTTTGGCGGCCTGTTCGTCGAAGAAGACGCCGATGTCTACGCCAACCACCGCAAGGCCAAGGAACTGACCCTCAAGGAACGCCTGAAAGGGGAGAAAGACACCCTCGGCCTGTACCTGACCGGTCACCCGATTGACGAGTACGAAGGCGAAATCCGTCGCTTCGCCCGTCAACGCATCATCGATCTGAAACCGGCGCGCGATACCCAGACCGTCGCCGGCATGATCATCGCCCTGCGCGTCATGAAGAACAAAAAGGGCGACAAGATGGGTTTCATCACCCTCGACGACCGCTCGGGGCGGATCGAAGCGTCGTTGTTTGCCGAGGCGTTCCATTCCGCGCAGTCGCTGTTGCAGACCGACGCGATGGTGGTGGTCGAAGGCGAAGTCAGCAACGACGATTTCTCCGGTGGCTTGCGCCTGCGGGTCAAACGGGTGATGAGCATGGAAGATGCGCGCACCAACCTGGCCGAAAGCCTGCGCCTGAAGCTGCACACGAAGGATTTGAAAGGCGATCAGCTACGCTGGCTGGGTGAGCTGTTCAAGCGTCACCGCGGTGCGTGCCCGATCACCATGGAGTACACCAGTCCCGATGCGAAGGCCTTGCTGCAGTTCGGCGAGACCTGGCGGATCGACCCGGCGGATGCCTTGATTCAAGCCCTGCGTGACCAGTTCGGGCGAGACAACGTCTTCCTCCAATACCGTTGA
- the rnhB gene encoding ribonuclease HII: MQMGLDFTLVAEVEDLVAGVDEVGRGPLCGAVVTAAVILDPNRPILGLNDSKKLTEARREKLYDEICEKALSWHIARAEVEEIDELNILHATMLAMQRAIEGLHIQPKLAMIDGNRCPKLSMRAEAVVQGDGKVPAIAAASILAKVSRDREMAAFELIYPGYGIGGHKGYPTPVHLEALARLGPTPIHRRSFAPVRLAYEARENLIES, translated from the coding sequence ATGCAAATGGGGCTGGATTTCACCTTGGTCGCTGAAGTGGAAGATTTGGTTGCCGGTGTCGACGAAGTCGGTCGCGGCCCGCTCTGCGGCGCCGTGGTCACGGCTGCGGTGATTCTCGATCCGAATCGGCCGATTCTCGGCTTGAACGACTCGAAGAAGCTCACCGAAGCCCGCCGCGAAAAGCTCTACGACGAAATCTGCGAGAAGGCCCTGAGCTGGCACATCGCCCGGGCCGAAGTCGAGGAAATCGACGAGCTGAACATCCTGCATGCCACCATGCTGGCCATGCAGCGCGCCATCGAAGGCCTGCATATCCAGCCGAAACTGGCGATGATCGACGGCAACCGCTGCCCGAAGCTGTCCATGCGCGCTGAAGCGGTGGTGCAGGGCGACGGCAAGGTGCCGGCCATCGCTGCCGCGTCGATTCTGGCCAAGGTCAGCCGCGACCGTGAAATGGCCGCGTTCGAATTGATTTACCCGGGTTACGGCATCGGTGGCCACAAAGGCTACCCAACGCCCGTTCATCTGGAAGCCCTGGCCCGTTTGGGGCCGACCCCGATTCACCGCCGCTCGTTCGCCCCAGTACGCCTGGCCTACGAGGCGCGGGAAAACCTGATCGAGAGTTAG
- the lpxB gene encoding lipid-A-disaccharide synthase, translating to MANLRIALVAGEASGDILGAGLMRALRARHPAVEFIGVGGPLMQAEGLTSYFPMERLSVMGLVEVLGRLRELLARRKKLIADLIAEKPDVFIGIDAPDFTLNIELKLRQAGIKTVHYVSPSVWAWRQKRVLKIREGCDLMLTLFPFEAKFYEEKGVPVRFVGHSLADAIPLQADRAAARAELGLPDGPLVALMPGSRGGEVGRLGALFLDTAQRLRALRPGVRFVMPCASPQRRAQLEELLAGRDLPLTLLDGNSHLALAACDAVLIASGTATLEALLYKRPMVVAYRLAPLTFWILKRMVKSPYVSLPNLLAQRLLVPELLQDDATVEALAQTLSPLIDGGEEQTRGFDEIHRTLRLDASNQAADAVLNLIGHVQ from the coding sequence ATGGCTAATCTGCGTATTGCGCTGGTAGCGGGTGAGGCTTCCGGTGACATTCTGGGTGCCGGTTTGATGCGCGCCCTCAGGGCCCGGCATCCGGCGGTGGAGTTCATTGGTGTCGGTGGCCCGCTGATGCAGGCCGAAGGCCTGACTTCGTACTTCCCGATGGAACGTCTTTCGGTCATGGGCCTGGTGGAAGTGCTGGGCCGCTTGCGCGAACTGCTGGCCCGACGCAAGAAGCTGATTGCGGACCTGATCGCCGAAAAGCCGGACGTGTTCATCGGTATCGATGCCCCGGATTTCACCCTCAATATCGAACTCAAGCTGCGTCAGGCCGGGATCAAGACCGTGCATTACGTCAGCCCGTCGGTCTGGGCGTGGCGGCAAAAGCGGGTGCTGAAGATTCGCGAAGGCTGCGACCTGATGCTCACGCTGTTCCCGTTTGAAGCGAAGTTCTACGAAGAAAAGGGCGTGCCGGTGCGGTTTGTCGGGCATTCCCTGGCCGATGCGATTCCGCTGCAAGCTGATCGCGCAGCAGCGCGGGCTGAGCTGGGCTTGCCCGACGGTCCGCTGGTGGCGTTGATGCCCGGCAGTCGTGGCGGCGAAGTCGGCCGTCTCGGCGCGTTGTTCCTCGATACCGCCCAGCGCCTGCGCGCCTTGCGCCCCGGCGTGCGCTTCGTCATGCCGTGCGCCAGCCCACAGCGCCGGGCCCAACTCGAAGAGCTGTTAGCCGGCCGTGATCTGCCGCTGACCCTGCTCGATGGCAACTCCCATCTGGCCCTGGCGGCCTGTGACGCAGTGTTGATCGCCTCCGGCACGGCGACGCTCGAAGCGTTGTTGTACAAACGTCCGATGGTGGTTGCCTATCGCCTGGCACCGCTGACGTTCTGGATCCTCAAGCGCATGGTGAAAAGTCCCTACGTATCGTTGCCAAACTTGCTGGCCCAGCGCCTGCTGGTGCCCGAGTTGCTGCAGGACGATGCGACGGTCGAAGCGCTGGCTCAGACCTTGTCCCCACTGATCGACGGTGGCGAAGAACAGACCCGCGGCTTCGATGAAATCCACCGGACCTTGCGTCTGGATGCCTCCAACCAGGCGGCGGATGCCGTGCTGAATCTGATCGGCCACGTACAATGA
- the lpxA gene encoding acyl-ACP--UDP-N-acetylglucosamine O-acyltransferase: MSLVDPRAIIDPTAILADDVEVGPWSIIGAGVEIGEGTVIGPHVILKGPTRIGKHNRIYQFSSVGEDTPDLKYKGEETRLVIGDHNVIREGVTIHRGTVQDRSETTLGDHNLIMAYAHIGHDSVIGNHCILVNNTALAGHVHVEDWAILSGFTLVHQYCHIGAHSFSGMGTAIGKDVPAYVTVFGNPAEARSMNFEGMRRRGFSEDAIHALRRAYKVVYRQGLTVEQALGELAEPSAQFPEVAVFRDSIQSSTRGITR, encoded by the coding sequence ATGAGTTTGGTTGACCCTCGCGCAATCATCGATCCGACAGCCATCCTGGCTGACGACGTCGAGGTCGGCCCATGGTCGATCATCGGCGCAGGTGTGGAAATCGGCGAGGGGACAGTGATCGGGCCGCATGTGATTCTCAAGGGCCCGACCCGTATCGGTAAGCACAACCGCATCTACCAGTTTTCCTCGGTAGGTGAGGACACGCCCGATCTGAAATACAAAGGTGAAGAAACCCGCCTGGTCATCGGTGACCACAACGTTATCCGCGAAGGCGTGACGATTCACCGTGGCACCGTTCAGGATCGGTCGGAAACCACCCTGGGTGATCACAACCTGATCATGGCGTATGCCCATATCGGTCATGACAGCGTAATCGGCAACCACTGCATCCTGGTCAACAACACCGCGTTGGCCGGCCATGTGCACGTTGAAGATTGGGCGATCCTCTCCGGCTTCACCCTGGTTCACCAGTATTGCCACATCGGCGCCCACAGCTTTTCGGGCATGGGCACTGCCATCGGCAAGGACGTTCCCGCATACGTCACAGTATTCGGCAACCCCGCCGAAGCCCGCAGCATGAACTTCGAAGGCATGCGCCGTCGTGGTTTCAGCGAAGACGCGATCCATGCGCTACGTCGAGCCTACAAAGTGGTTTACCGCCAGGGCCTGACGGTCGAACAGGCGCTCGGCGAACTGGCCGAACCTTCGGCACAGTTTCCGGAAGTCGCGGTGTTCCGTGATTCCATCCAGTCTTCGACCCGCGGCATCACTCGTTAA
- the fabZ gene encoding 3-hydroxyacyl-ACP dehydratase FabZ translates to MMDINEIREYLPHRYPFLLVDRVVDLDVEGKRIRAYKNVSINEPFFNGHFPAHPIMPGVLIIEAMAQAAGILGFKMLDVKPADGTLYYFVGSDKLRFRQPVTPGDQLILEARFISCKRQIWKFECQASVDGKPVCSAEIICAERKL, encoded by the coding sequence ATGATGGACATCAACGAGATTCGCGAATACCTGCCTCACCGTTACCCGTTCCTGCTGGTGGACCGGGTCGTGGATCTGGATGTGGAAGGCAAGCGCATTCGCGCCTACAAGAATGTCAGCATCAACGAACCGTTCTTCAATGGTCACTTCCCTGCGCATCCAATCATGCCGGGCGTACTGATCATCGAAGCGATGGCTCAGGCTGCCGGTATCCTTGGTTTCAAAATGCTCGACGTGAAGCCTGCCGACGGCACGCTTTACTACTTCGTCGGCTCCGACAAGCTGCGTTTTCGCCAGCCTGTCACCCCAGGCGATCAGTTGATCCTCGAAGCCCGCTTCATCAGCTGCAAGCGCCAGATCTGGAAATTCGAATGCCAGGCTTCGGTCGATGGCAAACCTGTCTGCTCCGCTGAAATCATCTGCGCGGAACGCAAACTATGA
- the lpxD gene encoding UDP-3-O-(3-hydroxymyristoyl)glucosamine N-acyltransferase, with translation MTATIKLGQLAEFLGATLSGDPEKEITGLATLQEAGPAQLSFLANPQYRKYLPDSKAAALLLKAADAEGFAGNALVVPDPYLAYARVSHLFDPKPKAAAGIHPTAVVAVDAVVDPAASIGAFAVIESAARIAAGVTVGAHCFIGARCEIGEGGWLAPRVTLYHDVRIGKRVVIQSGAVLGGEGFGFANEKGIWQKIAQIGGVLVGDDVEIGVNTAIDRGALADTVLGNGVKLDNQIQIAHNVQVGDHTAMAACVGISGSTKIGKHCMLAGGVGLVGHIEICDNVFLTGMTMVTHSITEPGSYSSGTAMQPAAEWRKSAARIRQLDDIARRLRQLEKRVGEVTPGGNASSDG, from the coding sequence ATGACAGCGACTATAAAGCTCGGCCAATTGGCCGAGTTCCTCGGCGCCACCCTCAGTGGCGACCCGGAGAAGGAAATTACTGGGCTAGCCACTTTGCAAGAGGCTGGCCCAGCTCAGTTGAGCTTTCTGGCAAACCCTCAATACCGTAAATACCTGCCGGACAGCAAAGCTGCAGCCCTGTTGCTCAAGGCTGCTGACGCTGAAGGTTTTGCCGGTAATGCGCTGGTCGTGCCTGATCCGTACTTGGCTTACGCTCGTGTTTCCCATCTGTTCGATCCCAAGCCGAAAGCGGCTGCCGGTATTCATCCGACAGCGGTAGTAGCGGTGGACGCGGTGGTCGATCCAGCGGCGAGCATCGGGGCCTTTGCGGTAATCGAAAGCGCCGCGCGTATTGCGGCAGGTGTGACCGTCGGGGCTCATTGCTTCATCGGCGCCCGTTGCGAGATTGGTGAAGGTGGCTGGCTGGCTCCGCGGGTCACGCTGTATCACGACGTGCGCATTGGCAAACGCGTGGTAATTCAGTCGGGCGCCGTACTCGGTGGCGAAGGTTTCGGTTTTGCCAACGAGAAAGGCATCTGGCAGAAAATTGCCCAGATTGGTGGTGTGCTGGTCGGCGACGACGTGGAGATTGGCGTGAATACCGCCATCGACCGTGGCGCCCTGGCCGATACCGTTCTTGGCAACGGTGTGAAGCTCGACAATCAGATCCAGATCGCCCACAACGTCCAGGTCGGTGATCACACTGCCATGGCAGCGTGCGTGGGAATCTCCGGCAGCACCAAGATCGGCAAGCACTGTATGCTCGCCGGCGGTGTCGGGCTGGTGGGGCATATCGAGATTTGCGACAACGTTTTCCTGACCGGGATGACCATGGTGACCCACTCGATTACCGAGCCGGGTTCCTATTCTTCCGGTACAGCCATGCAACCGGCTGCCGAGTGGCGCAAAAGCGCGGCACGCATCCGTCAGCTCGATGACATCGCGCGGCGTCTGCGACAGCTGGAAAAGCGAGTAGGGGAAGTGACCCCTGGCGGTAATGCTTCATCAGATGGCTGA
- a CDS encoding OmpH family outer membrane protein: MRKLTQLVLLATVLVAGPAFADMKIAVLNYQMALLESDAAKKYAVDAEKKFGPQLSKLKTLESSAKGIQDRLVAGGDKMQQGERERLELEFKQKARDFQFQSKELNEAKAVADREMLKQLKPKLDSAVEEVIKKGAFDLVFERGAVIDVKPQYDITRQVIERMNQLK; the protein is encoded by the coding sequence GTGCGTAAGTTGACTCAATTGGTTCTCCTGGCGACCGTACTGGTAGCAGGTCCGGCTTTTGCCGACATGAAAATCGCCGTCCTGAACTATCAGATGGCCCTGCTGGAATCCGACGCGGCCAAGAAGTACGCCGTGGATGCCGAGAAGAAGTTCGGCCCGCAGCTGAGCAAACTCAAGACACTGGAAAGCAGTGCCAAAGGTATCCAGGACCGTCTGGTCGCCGGTGGCGACAAGATGCAGCAAGGTGAACGCGAGCGTCTGGAGCTTGAATTCAAGCAAAAGGCCCGTGACTTCCAGTTCCAGTCCAAGGAACTGAACGAAGCCAAAGCCGTTGCCGATCGTGAAATGCTGAAGCAGCTCAAGCCGAAACTGGATAGCGCTGTGGAAGAAGTCATCAAGAAAGGTGCTTTTGACCTGGTCTTCGAGCGTGGCGCAGTGATTGATGTCAAGCCTCAGTACGACATCACTCGCCAGGTTATCGAGCGCATGAATCAGCTGAAGTAA